The DNA region GCAAGGGGCAGATTGCCATTTGTTCTAACAGCCTCTGTGAAGCCTGGAGAACTAAAATTAGATTCAGCCAAGAGACTGGATTTCTTCTGTGGTGACATGTCTATATAAGGTTAACTGCTGGCTTAAATGGTTCTGTGTTTTGATGTCCATTAAGAACTTTACTTAAAGGAGGCTGCATTTACATATTTGTAGTGCTTTAGTGGCTACAGCTGAGACAAAATCAGTGATTGTGTCCCTTGCAGATGCCTGCAGGGAGCTACTTTGGTTTCCACTCGCACcttaaatttaatgaaaattttggttttaaaatgttgcacTTGAGCAAATAGTCCTGCCAGCACCACTTTGCTCAAAAGTCTGAGGCTGAGTTCCAGGCCGTTAAGGTACTGCTTTGCAGTCGTAGGTAGAATATGCATGTggacaaaaaaaccacataaaGAAGATTGCAACAGTAACTGTAGCTCAGAATATTTTGCACATAGAAACATGCCATGTCTGGCTGGCTCATGATTCAGTTCTTCCTTGGAGCCCTGCATATTCTGGGATTTTGCTATGCAAATGAAACTGAGCAGGGAGCATATTCTGTGCCTTAGGGTTTGGAGTGCTGCACGTAGCTTATGCATGCTATGGGTGCTGCTAATGGAAAATGTTTACAAGTTCAGGTGCAAGGGTGGGTGAGCATTTGCAATGGAATGTGAGTACAGATGGGAAATCTTGAATTCAGGTACTCTGGTGAGTaatgtctgtctttgcttttgccGTAGTTCTGGTCCAAAATTCAACAGTGCCATCAGAGGGAAGATTGGTCTGCCTCACAGCATCAAATTAAGGTTTCTGAGTTTTCTCTACTTTTATTGCATTATTAATAAGTTTTGTTTAGAATCAGACTGGtatatttgaatgttttcttaTAATATTGTTGATATCTCTTTATAGCAGACGACGCTCCAGAAGCAAAAGTCCCTTCAGAAAAGACAAGAGCCCTGTTAGGTATGAATTTTTACACACGTTTggggttggtgttttttttttggtccaatTGAAGTTGGAAAAGAAATGGTGAAATAATGCATGACTACTTGCTCTCCAGCTTATACTCACAAATAATGCTGGAATTCATTCAGAAAGGCCATGAGAGGAGAGCATTGAAAATACGTTGCTTTCTTCTCATGTCCTGAACTATCTCTCCCCCTGCCAATACCAGTGTACAATTGTAAACAATGTCAGCTTGCAAAACatctcttgctttgctttctgtgttctcaatctgtgtttctgtgtttctgtgttctCAATCTTTTTCCTGTTAATTGCGATTTAAATTAGCTAGCTTTTCTGCTAAATCGTACTTAATAATCTTAAGTACCGAATGGAAAAGTACTGTACAAATACTTTTTCCTATTCAGTATGTATTGATGTTATTCAGAGCCAGGTACCTCTGAAATCCAGGAGGTGCTTATCCATTCTTAGGCTTCTCATTTAAGGGAATTGGATTGAGATAGCTGCTAATGAGATTATTCTCTAAATTAATGCAGTTAAATTTAACCaatcttgctttatttttttaattattagtaAACTCTTACTGAGATAATTTGGTTTaaatttttcttgtgtattctcagtgtttttttaaaaaactgttaataaaaatataaatacatattacaTGACTGGAAACTCATTCTAGGATCTGGCATGCTAATTCTGTCCTGTACTTAAGTacaagtcagattttttttagatttgaAGCTTTAACAACCTTGGAAGTGGTGCATCTAATTTCAGCTAGTGAtcaatattgaaataaaattaatctagTGCTTCTGGTGTTAGGGATGAGAGTAATTATTCACTATTCATACTTTTTTATGGGTTAACAAGCTGAAACTATAAAATGAGGACTGGGAATTCTGTTTGTATGGATGTCAGTATTGTTTATGCAGAGGCTGTAGTGACTCTGAAGTGACTGGGTAGATGTAAGATTTTTAGATTgcaaagccacaaaaaaatTTTGTACTACTTGTCTGAGAGTTCAGACAGCTAGTCTGTGCTAATTAatcctgttttcctttgttttcctgttctttccatCTCATCTTTTTGACTGCAAGCTCCCTAGTGGTACCGTTACATGTTCTGGACAGTAGCAGAATGGCACCTCTGTTTAGTTGGGGCTTCTGtacttaaaatacaattttccagTCATATTTAATGCTTACAGTTGAAACAGGATGTTTAGTCATGATGAAGTAGTAAATATATTATATTAGTTCAGTTCTTGACCCTGACTTTTTTAATATggcaggcatttttttccccatcagacTGTGAAGTACTGATTATTTAAAGTTTCATGCATGGTCCAGAGATCAGTTATCTTAAttccgatttttttttttacccaaacTTTCCTCTTTCCAGAGAACCTATTGATAATCTTACCCCTGAAGAGAGGGATGCTCGAACAGTATTCTGCATGCAGCTGGCTGCAAGAATTCGACCGAGAGACCTGGAAGAATTTTTCTCTACAGTAGGGAAGGTAATTAATAGGGAGgttaaaattattcttccttaAGCTGTCCTTGTCCAGGATTGGTATTCTGCAGAATTGTAAGCAAGTGGCTTTCTGGAGCTATGTATACAGATGAAAGGGGGGGTGTAAATGATGACCAACTAATTCTTAAAGGCTCTGAACATGAAAACGTAATGTATCAGGAGTTCATTGTTCAGCATGCGGTGTGATGCAAAACATGGCAATGTAATTCTTATTCaaacaacttcatttttcagaCGTTTCATTCTTTTGCAGATAGGTGTGCCAGTTATAGTGTAATCTAAAAGTTagtttaacttttaattttgaaaaactttGTTCCATCAGCTGTAAGGTTCTGGCTTAAAGCACTGCAGTGGTACAAGTATTCTATTGCCCCGGCTCCTGTAGTGTACTACATTTTGACTTTGAATGGCAGCTTTTAACGCTAGGTTACCTCTGGGATATGTTTGTTAAGATAGCTTTACACTACTCTAGATTTGCAGCATAATTACAAATCCATTGGCTTGGCAAATAATTGTCTGGTTATTAATACCTTTCTGAGAAATGGACAGTattagtttttttcctttatctctAACAGCATCTGTACTTGCCTTCCAGGTTCGTGATGTGCGAATGATTTCAGATAGAAATTCCAGGCGTTCAAAGGGAATTGCTTATGTAGAATTTGTTGATGTTAGTTCAGTGCCTCTGGCAATAGGACTAACTGGACAGAGAGTCTTGGGTGTACCAATCATAGTACAAGCATCACAGGTAAGGAGTTGTAAACCTCGTTTTTATTCATGTTGAGTGGTGCCTCTTATCTTGCTGGAAAACTTACTGTTTGAAAATTTGGTTACCATAGAATGTTTGGAAGGCTTTAACAAGAATAATTATTTAAGCTAATTGTAAGTGGACCTTCGTTTCCCATAGTTGACAGGCAAATTAAAGCAATTGAAAGTGATATAAATGCgttttgaaaatgcagatgttAAAGTAGTAATAATGAAACTTGTAACAGTGTTATAGAATTGTAGTGTGCGTTATATATGCTTTCCAGCATGTGTAAAAAGTAAAGTGTTAATTTACTAGATGCAAGCCAGAATTCTGCATGAAGTTGTTCAGTTTGAAGGGTTTTGAAAGCTGTGTCTCTACTTGGTTGTGGTCTTGGATTGTGTGGATTTTAAGTTAAAGCCTGATGGATAGTATGCAGATTATAAAACAGCTTGTATTTTTTGGTGAATCTGCTAGTTTTAAATCTGGTAGAGGTATACTGCTTATGTTAgggttttttattaaattcttacagaaggtgatttttttctttttccttttcttaggcagagaaaaacagagcagcagcaatggCAAATAATCTGCAGAAAGGCAGTGCTGGTCCTATGAGGCTCTATGTGGGATCATTACACTTCAACATAACTGAAGATATGCTTCGAGGAATTTTTGAGCCATTTGGCAGGgtaaattttaatttgtcttgTTGTGTTATGGTTGGTTAGTTGTAGAGCACTCACAGCTTCTGGAAATAATTCAGATTCACAcctgcaaaatatttgtttcttgttGCTCTTCTGTGCCTGTGCATCCACGAAGCTTTACATACATAGTTAGTACTGGAGAACAAATGAGAATTTTGATTTGTGATGTGGTCCAGTGATTTTGAATGGCAGGTCTTATGAAGGAAAGCTGAGAATtcaattacaaaacaaaaataaccccaccaaacaaaatCCCTGTGTTACCCTGCTTCGGCAGCTTGTATATatctttccccctgccccatggttGTGAATGGGGGCCCCATTTCACAGCTTAAAGCACAGAATCAGGTCTGAGTTCTGTTCACTGTGAATGTAGtagtttcatttgtttctgagGATTTTTGCTTAGCTTTTAGCTCACGTTACTACCATGAACTAGTGGTGTGTCCTGTACAGCTCTGGCACAGGCCCCTTTTCACTCCTGATCATTAGGCCCCAGCTTGCAGCATGGTAGTATGTTCTTGTAGAGAGTTATGGAAGTGAGCAGATAGAATCTGAAGTTTCCAGTGGAGTCATAGTAAATGTTAGCCCTACTGTGCTAACTAAGGTATCACGGGTTATACCATTATTAGGTAGGGAAAAAGTAATACAGTTAATATGCTGcctaatgggaaaaaaaaaaaaatgatcaaGTCCATTGatgtttttttgtattattgTTGGGTATTAACCCTGCCTCATACATCTGCAACAGTACTTTTCAGGTGCTTTATTCAGATTCACTATGAGTATCCCTTTAATTCTGTTGTGCAAAAGCCTGGAAAATTGCAGcaatttattaaattttaatcCACATGgctgttcttgttttgttttctttcaaggtcTGGCAGTAGGATTAATGTAGTTTAGGAGGCTTACATGTAGAGCTCTGAaggtttttccttctcctgatTCCATAGACTCCAGTCTTAAACTCAGTTCTTCCTCTTACTTTGGTGTTGCTCTCTCTTCCTGACACTGTTTTATGGCTCATGGATGACTCACTAACATGTTTTCAATTCAGTAACTGTAAACTTCTAGGAGTTCCCATATCCCAATAATTACTTAAAATATGTGCCTTTTTCTTAAAGCCCTTGGTCAAAGTCACACAAACTGCTTTTCTTACCTTGTAAAATGGAGTTTCTCAGCATATGAGATGCCACGactattatttttcagttaggaTTTGATCATGTCTGCAGGCTCATTGTCTGCTAGAATGTTGCATCAAAACCAAGCCTCTGCCTGTAGCTGGACTCAACTTAAAGGATAAATTGTACATCACCCTtatgttttcctgcttctctttaGTATCAAAGTATGTATCTAACTGCCTGTACACCAATTTTGACTTGAGGAAGGAATGAGGAACtgatacaaaacaaaaagtagtGGTTTCACATTCATATATGTGTATTTGGCAGGGCTGtattcaggttttgtttttatatctCGTGGTTTGTTCCAAAATGTCTGATAATAAATAGCTTTATTCTTATTTGTAGATTGAAAGCATCCAGCTGATGATGGATAGTGAAACTGGACGATCAAAAGGATATGGATTTATTACGGTACGGCTAGAATTGCCAGACTTCTTAGACTTCTGAGTGTAACCTTCCCATGTAGTAGTATAGCTTACTCAGCAATCTCTGTTAAGTTTCATCTTGGAAATGTCGTGTTGCAGGACATGCAACAATGGCCTTTGTTTCTGCCAGTTCTCTCTGGATATTGTGGTTGAACAATGCACATGCTTAGAATGCAATAGTATATTTTGTAGTCAGCGCTTGGTAAAGCAATGCTGTCTTCTGCAGGCAAAGCTACTAGTGAAGACTGGCATTTTCATAGTGCTGATTTTCATGATTGAATTTGATTTCATTGATTGAATTTGAGCTTTTTAGGGGAAAGGAAATGTTAGAGGCTAAAACTTTCAGTTGAAAGCATCTTTCCTCTTTACCCTCAGATACATAATTTTGTGACCTTGGGTTTCTTGACTGACCTGGCAATttgtcatggaaaaaaaaagtcttggcTGGGACCTCTGGCACTTGGAGACAAATGAAACTGAACTGACTATGTAGCTAGTATTTGATGGTTTTAACACTGACAGaatatttgtatatttaattTGATGTTATGCAGCATGAAGCAGAACATCTGTTACGAATAGCCAGTAAGTGCATGGCAGTTACAAGGCTACAAAGGAGGTGACTGTCATTCTTCGAAAGTGTTGAAAGAGAACTGCAGCCATGACTTCTGTTGATTGCACTATGTAGATACTCTAGCTTCAACaatgatatttatttaaatatagtcTTATCTAAATATGAGACAGTAAATATCCaaactcatagaatcatttaggttggaaaagacctttaagatcatccagtccaaccattaacctaacattaccaagtcaaccactaaaccagttaagggtatagtagcaatttcatgtttcctggcttgttcagtttaaacagaaaatatggaGCACATTTAAGTTAGCTTGTAGCTATTGTTATCTTAAATTTAGTGTTTCTCATGTTTATGTAACTGTGGATATTACCTACAGTAGAAATGTTGCTGAATCCTGTAGGCAGTGTTACTGAGTTTATATTTTTCCACTCTACAGTTCTCAGACTCTGAGTGTGCCAAAAAGGCCTTGGAACAACTCAATGGATTTGAGCTGGCTGGTAGGCCAATGAAAGTTGGACATGTAACTGAGCGCACTGATGCTTCCAGTGCTAGTTCCTTTTTGGACAGCGATGAGTTGGAACGGACTGGAATTGACTTGGGAACAACTGGTCGCCTTCAGTTGATGGCAAGACTTGCAGAAGGTATGTGTGATTAATAGGAAATGtgtgaaaacacagaagttCACAGACTTTGAATTAATACACCCCACAGAGTATTATGCTAAATGCATGGAATggtatttttaagtgtttcacAACAGTAAGATTTCTGATAACTTCTGTTACTGCATGCATCCCTGAGTGAAAACTGCTTGCTACAAGGTACGTTCATATTCTGTTCTAGGTACTGGTTTGCAGATTCCCCCGGCTGCACAGCAGGCTCTGCAGATGAGTGGATCTTTGGCATTTGGAGCTGTGGCAGGTAAGAAATGACAACctacttatttttcaaaaatactttatgCTTTTTTAGTTTTGAGACAAGAAGTACTTAACTACATTTTGTGATCATTTAAAATGAGAACCTAGGTATTACAGCATGTTTTATAAACTGTAAAACGTTGCAAATCCATGAGCAAATAAACAGTGACAGTATATGACAGCTTTGGGCACGATTCACTTTGCCTTATTTTTGGCAATCTGTTGTAGTTCACTTAATTTCATCCCAAGCCTTCATCTCTCTATCTGTACTATTCCCTGTACTAATGGGGACTTTTATGTTCTACTGCAGTGTAAATGTTGACTGTTAAAAGTGGCATGCTCATAACCGGAATTGACCCTTCCGAAAAAAGAGCTGTACCAGGAGCAAGAAGGTTATTAGGTCTTTATGGGGGACACGACAACTAGGACTAAAGTACTGTTAGGTTTATACAGTGTATGTCCTGGTGAGGAAGGACACTGTAAATGAGGGAATTTGTGTGTTGCTTGGAATTGGCTATAGTTTGTGTGTTCTGCAAGTGGGTATGTTGGAAGTGTTACTGAGACTTTATTTTGTTGTGAGAAGGAATGAGGCTTGAGGATGTGATTGGTGCTGCTGCTAGTTCATAGCTGGCCTAAACAACAAACTGTTCAAGAGGACTTCAGAATTAGAGCAATGAGTAGCCTCCCACAGGAGATTAGGAATTTAGAGTGgaatttattattgttactatttttcattaatacaAGAGCAAAGGGCATGAACCTGTCAGTGCAGTAGAAAAGACTTGAATATCACAAATAACTAGATGCTGGAATGTGTGAGAAGTGTCAGGAAATCAAGAAAGAATAGGTGgcattgttttgtttgtctccCAGCAGTGTTCAACAGAAGTGATTCAGACTTAAGATACACCTGAATCATGTTACTGAAGTTAAGGTGCAGTTTTGAGAAGAGCATACACATGAAACTAGACAGCTGCTAAAAGAATGTAATAGGGTCTTTCTATAGATACACCCTTGGAAGGAAAGGCCACTGgctagtgaaagaaaaatgtgggttGAGGAGTAAGGGGTTCTTTTTctatttgagaagaaaaagatgaaaaagataCAGTGCCAGGGAAAAAGCATATCTAgtccagaaagaaaaggaaaggtaaaCAATGCTAAAATTAGATTACCTTTAATATAGGTGATAAAGTGGTGTGGCAGTCTTGCTTGGAAACAGGTGTAGTCAATGAGAAAtgagagaattatttttaagaaacaccaatcctttccccacccccatatttgaaacaaacaagCCAAAGAAATCCAAACTCCCCAAGTCAGGAACACAGCCAAAAATATCTGACACAGCTGAACTGTTAGGATAGCATGAAATCAGTACAAGACAGTGTGGCTGTGGAGGAATAAATGATAAGGCTGAATACAGGTTTCTGAAGAATGTGCACATTTAGTAACTGTAGAAATAGAAGTGGTAGGAGTAGCATTGTTTATTCCACTTGTATTGTACAAAAGGAATAACGCAGACATGTGCAAGTAACTTTGGAAAAAGATAAAGCTTTTTGGTACCATAGAGTCATGAGCTATCCCCAAAGTGAGATTTGGTTATGGATTAAAGATCTCTTTACTCTTGTTAGAGAAAATTACTACCAGGAATTATGTCATTATGGGAGACTTTAACTTCCCTGATACAGATTGGAGAAGAATTGCTAGTAATAATGGTGGGGCCCAGATATTCCTGGATGTGATATCCGACAAATTTCTTCATCAAACACTCACTGACTCATGAAGAGGGGATGCTATTTTAAACTCAATTTGGTAAGTAATGAAGATGTTATGGATGAGAATAGAAGTGACCATTGACTTGAGGGGTCATGAGTTGCTCAAGTTTAAATGGAAGGATAAACAAAATAGGTCTGTAACTAAGGCTTCTGATGTCAAAAGCGGTGGTTgaagaaacaaggaaataaagTCATCTGGTCTAAGCAAGTTGGGTGTTTGAACAGGCAGGATGTGAAAAGTTTCTTCAGTTCCAAACTGCTAATGCTATATTGGATCCGTGTTccacagaaagaagaaacagtcCTGTTAGAAATGGGCTCCACACTGAACTGGGTGATTAACTACTTCAAAAGAAATAAGGGATAAGTACAGAGCTTatgaagaatatgaaaaagGACTGGTAATATTTTAGATTGGGAAATAGATAAAATTAATTACCTGCCAACAGTCAGATTGAGTCAGACCTTGTAAAAGACATGAAAGCATAGATGAAGATTTACCAACTTttgaagagaacaaaaagcagGGCTGAggttgaatgaaaaaaatactcccaagatgtttcaaaaaaatctcattgcctCAGTTTGAGGTGGGGACACTGATCATAAAGTTTGGAATTTGAGGAAGGTAAGCTAGGaatatggattaaaaaaaaagaaaattacttgcaAGGCAGAAGCAAAGCTAAAAGAAAGAGCTGAATGTACTTTTCAGAGTAGTAACAAAACTCCCATCAAATTAGTGAGGGAATAGGTACATGAAATATGAGGTCTGATATCTGGTAttgtcaaaaaatattttaagtctgTGATACAATATATAGCTGGAACATCTAATTCTAAATTACCTACActtaaaaggaaggaagaatatAGTCTGGCAGGTCTGACTTCACTTCTCTCCTTCAAAAGTCATACTAAAGATGGGTAAACTGGAGAATATTATTAAAGTATAGCATACTTTCAGAGAAACTGCGTTTAAAGACTAACAATCTTCAATAAAACTGACTTTCCTAGACAGAGGTGCAGTAGTAGAACTCTTCTTTCTGAACTTTTGACTTGTGTCATTTGGAAGTTATTAAACTAGAGAAGTGGGTAGTACAGGAAGTACGAGATGTGTAAAGAAGCTGGTTcaaagaaagggatttttttcaggtgaaagCTAGGAAGGTTAGAGGCTGTTGCTGAAGCCAAAGTTCAGATGTTGGGCTGATCTTGCTTAATATGTACATGAATAACAATGATCAAGAGTAGGAGTGAGGTGAGTCAATACAGAGGTGCTGTCAATAAGGGATTCTTGGGGTGTTGTACATTGTTCACCTGTTCAGGATTGAAACAAATTCTAGTTATATAGCCTGGGAGCTTAGCAGTGAAAGATGgccaaggaggaggaaaataccTAAATACTCCAGTTCGTCAGTGAGTGAATATGAACTGTCAGCATGATGCGTTTTTGAAAGGGCGGCTATGTTCCTAGAGGTAGCATACTTGAGGATGTGAGATGTAACATACACATTCGTGAACAGTTCTGGTCACCTGTGTTCAAGGTGGGTTGAATCaaattaaaataggaaagcTAAAGAATTAGTTCTACGGGAGACCTGAGAATGTGTTAATTCCCATGGAGAAAATTCCAGCAGGGAAAAGAATTGAAGCTAAACAGTTATAGCTGTGTCCTTCCTGTTGTCTGGTAAATTCtgtctgaaaatctgaaatttaaataacCATGAGGCTATAGAAAATTCTTCTAATGCTTTGTGAGACAAAGCATTCCTTTCGGGAAGGAACTATCTCTTTATGAAAAAGATTGAGATAAGTGTGCTGCAGTAGAGTGATGAACAGGTGTTGTCATCCAGGACCTCTATTTGATCTGCTGTTGCAAGATTACTTAGAAAATTGGGGAATACTTGgcaggcttttttttattatttaaagctagctctgtttcaaaataaacatgcaaCTTCATTTTGTTGTAAGACACAATGCTTTGATAGATgcttctgtgtttctgctttctctgtagTAAGCATGTACTTAGTCACGCTGAACTCGCTACTCTTGGAGATCATAtatgcaaaacactgaaaaagttaCTTTGATCTTAACTTGACAGACATATTAATCTTAGTTTCCACATACTATTTAAAACTGCGTGTAGGGAAGAATAAGAGTTGACAGTGAAGTTCTAGGTTCTGAGAGAATTTAGAAGTGAGAGGACCATTCTTCAATCATGAGCAACAAGAACATTCAGTTACTTGATAGAAGATCTGGTAGATGGGGGATTATGTTTCAGAGGTAGTCGATAATTAACCTGTGAAACTTGTTGCCACAGGATACTGTTAGCTGATCTTCCTGTGATTAGAACAGATTTGACTCTGGGCCCTGGACAGAATTTGAACTGGTGATCTGTAGATTTGCATGTTTGGTGCAGGTGGCCTGGAGCATTTGGCTGCCGAGCCCCAGGCTGACATTTGGTGAATTCAGCTGTACACAACGTGTGTGTGCAACTGTGTCAGAATTGCAGAGGGAGAAGTCTCTGTCCTCATCTGACTGGAGTGATTTTGGAGATTTGGGGGctaactaatttttttaaacatatttgttTACAAGAAAGTTTGGGTAGTAATTAACTAGGTAATTACAGAATTGGCCAAATTTATGCAGTTTCTGCAGAGAGCACAGGCTAAGACAGTCTTCCCCATTATGGTATTTCTTGCTCTGTGGAGTTGAGGATTTCTTTGTGTTGAGatccagaaggaaaacatgctAAACATAGCCAGTTCTTGTTACAGCTCAGCCTTCAGAGCTTGCTCCTTCTGCCTCTTATTTTTCAATATGGTTCCCAGGTTATGGTGTTCTGTGGAAGGCAGTTGAGGAATACTTGTCTTCGGGGCTCTCACTGCCTAATACGTAGAACAGGAAAATTCACTCCTGTTGGCCCCCCAGTGTTGTGGAGGAGGGTTtattagaaagggaaaaagtatGTTGATACCCCATACCTTCAGGTATTTCCAAGTAAGCTTGGAAGTTTACTTGATGTCCATCACTTCACTGCTTTCTAAACAGGTGAACTAAGGTGATGGTTAACTTCAGTCTTAAAACTCCTGGTGTTTGTGTGAGTTAAATTGGAACATAAGTGAAGAGGCTTATGCTTAAATTTCTTACATTCTGAAGTTTTCTGTTGGTTTAAAGATACTGTGTATTGGAGTCTCATACTTGGTTAGAAAGTCTGCATTCGTCTGTTTCCATCACTTCAAATTGGGACAGGTATATGTTATTAAACAAGTAATTAGTGTTTTCTTGTCAAATTCAATGTTCTGAACACTTGGAAAAACTTTGgtgtttttcaaattaaaaacaaacttgtGTCATTGTGACATTTATATGGAAATAACAGGTAAATATCATCTTATTCtacttgaaattaaatttggTAACTGCTTTCAGTGTCACATTTGGATAACTGTACTTAAGTGCTTTCTGTTAGTAAAGATGCCAAACTTCTAATGCTTGTAAGAATTGCGGTAATTATTTTCTCATGGAATAAAATACGTCTTACAAAGAGTTCAAGCATGGCAAAGTGGAAATGATAACGTTGAATTAAAGGACATGGTCAtgtctttccttttaaagtattgtttctctttgaaataTGCTTACCTTTGTGGTTGTGGAATCTCTATCAAGTACAGAATATTCCAGCTGAGAAGCTGCAATTAGTGAAACTACTCACAACTAGAGAGGAACAGTGAGAGTGGGTTGAGGTACTTGAACAAACTCTTAACCACAAATACAAGCTAAACAGCCTGGCTGGCAGGTAACAATACAATAACGCTAGCATGCATGCTAATTAacttctgtatgtttttctttagatttgCAAACGAGACTATCTCAGCAGAATGAAGGTAAACTAGCACTTGATGTAACTTGTTGCCAATAGGGTTTGTTGCAGATGTCTGAGTGAAATGCTTCTGGTGTAGTTTGCCAACAGCCTGAGAAATTGTATTGTATTAGTGTCTGTAGGAATCATACTATGTATTGATTATTGACTGAAAATAACAGAATGTATGTTAAACACTTCACCTTTTCTTTGTAGCATTCCTCAGTGTTGGTAACATTCCCCAGCCAGATGTTAGTCCTAGAGAATGTGTgggtttctggttttttttgtgtgtttagctgtagttgggtgtggggttttttcctgccttaGGGGTAGGGACTAGAGGGGTCATTTGAGAATCGAGAGTTTGGGGTTACTGTCCCTGGGCTAGCCATCATCTTACTCTGTGTGATCCTTGATGTCTGCATATGTAGAGAGAAGGTGGCCGTTCTTTCAGCTAAATTAACGGAAGCTTACAGCCTATTGAAAGGGTCAGCCTATAGGACAGTGCTTATCTTTAATAAAATGTACTGTGATGATGAGCAACAATAAATgaacagtaa from Pelecanus crispus isolate bPelCri1 chromosome 14, bPelCri1.pri, whole genome shotgun sequence includes:
- the RBM39 gene encoding RNA-binding protein 39 isoform X3, with the translated sequence MADDIDIEAMLEAPYKKDENKLSSANGHEERSKKRKKSKSRSRSHDRKRSRSKERKRSRDRERKKSRSRERKRSRSKERRRSRSRSRDRRFRGRYRSPYSGPKFNSAIRGKIGLPHSIKLSRRRSRSKSPFRKDKSPVREPIDNLTPEERDARTVFCMQLAARIRPRDLEEFFSTVGKVRDVRMISDRNSRRSKGIAYVEFVDVSSVPLAIGLTGQRVLGVPIIVQASQAEKNRAAAMANNLQKGSAGPMRLYVGSLHFNITEDMLRGIFEPFGRIESIQLMMDSETGRSKGYGFITFSDSECAKKALEQLNGFELAGRPMKVGHVTERTDASSASSFLDSDELERTGIDLGTTGRLQLMARLAEGTGLQIPPAAQQALQMSGSLAFGAVAEFELVIYLQTRLSQQNEATLLAAAASVQPLATQCFQLSNMFNPQTEEEAGWDTEIKDDVIEECNKHGGVIHIYVDKNSAQGNVYVKCPSIAAAIAAVNALHGRWFAGKMITAAYVPLPTYHSLFPDSMTATQLLVPVRR
- the RBM39 gene encoding RNA-binding protein 39 isoform X1; protein product: MADDIDIEAMLEAPYKKDENKLSSANGHEERSKKRKKSKSRSRSHDRKRSRSKERKRSRDRERKKSRSRERKRSRSKERRRSRSRSRDRRFRGRYRSPYSGPKFNSAIRGKIGLPHSIKLSRRRSRSKSPFRKDKSPVREPIDNLTPEERDARTVFCMQLAARIRPRDLEEFFSTVGKVRDVRMISDRNSRRSKGIAYVEFVDVSSVPLAIGLTGQRVLGVPIIVQASQAEKNRAAAMANNLQKGSAGPMRLYVGSLHFNITEDMLRGIFEPFGRIESIQLMMDSETGRSKGYGFITFSDSECAKKALEQLNGFELAGRPMKVGHVTERTDASSASSFLDSDELERTGIDLGTTGRLQLMARLAEGTGLQIPPAAQQALQMSGSLAFGAVADLQTRLSQQNEVLAAAASVQPLATQCFQLSNMFNPQTEEEAGWDTEIKDDVIEECNKHGGVIHIYVDKNSAQGNVYVKCPSIAAAIAAVNALHGRWFAGKMITAAYVPLPTYHSLFPDSMTATQLLVPVRR
- the RBM39 gene encoding RNA-binding protein 39 isoform X2 translates to MADDIDIEAMLEAPYKKDENKLSSANGHEERSKKRKKSKSRSRSHDRKRSRSKERKRSRDRERKKSRSRERKRSRSKERRRSRSRSRDRRFRGRYRSPYSGPKFNSAIRGKIGLPHSIKLRRRSRSKSPFRKDKSPVREPIDNLTPEERDARTVFCMQLAARIRPRDLEEFFSTVGKVRDVRMISDRNSRRSKGIAYVEFVDVSSVPLAIGLTGQRVLGVPIIVQASQAEKNRAAAMANNLQKGSAGPMRLYVGSLHFNITEDMLRGIFEPFGRIESIQLMMDSETGRSKGYGFITFSDSECAKKALEQLNGFELAGRPMKVGHVTERTDASSASSFLDSDELERTGIDLGTTGRLQLMARLAEGTGLQIPPAAQQALQMSGSLAFGAVADLQTRLSQQNEVLAAAASVQPLATQCFQLSNMFNPQTEEEAGWDTEIKDDVIEECNKHGGVIHIYVDKNSAQGNVYVKCPSIAAAIAAVNALHGRWFAGKMITAAYVPLPTYHSLFPDSMTATQLLVPVRR
- the RBM39 gene encoding RNA-binding protein 39 isoform X5, giving the protein MDLVKDYLMSSDCRVFQGVFTSIYSHSRKNQFCADGKTNPLAFSLCSSASAVRWIYRKNVNSSGPKFNSAIRGKIGLPHSIKLSRRRSRSKSPFRKDKSPVREPIDNLTPEERDARTVFCMQLAARIRPRDLEEFFSTVGKVRDVRMISDRNSRRSKGIAYVEFVDVSSVPLAIGLTGQRVLGVPIIVQASQAEKNRAAAMANNLQKGSAGPMRLYVGSLHFNITEDMLRGIFEPFGRIESIQLMMDSETGRSKGYGFITFSDSECAKKALEQLNGFELAGRPMKVGHVTERTDASSASSFLDSDELERTGIDLGTTGRLQLMARLAEGTGLQIPPAAQQALQMSGSLAFGAVADLQTRLSQQNEVLAAAASVQPLATQCFQLSNMFNPQTEEEAGWDTEIKDDVIEECNKHGGVIHIYVDKNSAQGNVYVKCPSIAAAIAAVNALHGRWFAGKMITAAYVPLPTYHSLFPDSMTATQLLVPVRR